From a single Miscanthus floridulus cultivar M001 chromosome 8, ASM1932011v1, whole genome shotgun sequence genomic region:
- the LOC136470316 gene encoding secreted RxLR effector protein 161-like, with protein sequence MEDPREDHWAAVKRPLRYVKGTVDQGIVFPKTGGNRLQLTVFSDTNMAGDIDGQQSTSGVLVFLGSALISWLSLKQKVVALSTCEVEYVAAATAACQVMWLRRLLGEVTCVEAQPPALIVDNQPAIALAKNLVKAAP encoded by the exons atggaggatcctcgagaggatcactgggctgcggtgaagcggccgttgcgctacgtcaaggggacggtggatcaagggatcgtcttccccaagacaggGGGAAacaggctgcagctcactgtgttcagcgatacaaacatggcgggggacatcgacggacaacagagcacctctggtgtgctcgtcttcctcgggtcggctctaatttcatggctgtcgctgaaacaaaaGGTGGTGGCACTGTCTACGTGCGAggtagagtacgtagcggcggccacagcggcgtgccaagttatgtggctgcgccggctgctgggcgaggtGACCTGTGTGGAAGCTCAACCACCAGCACTGAttgtggacaaccagcccgccatcgccctcgcgaagaatctg GTGAAGGCGGCGCCGTAA